One window from the genome of Neospora caninum Liverpool complete genome, chromosome VI encodes:
- a CDS encoding putative dynein light chain — translation MSLAKAVVRQADMDPLEVEFFINEAMQALEACPTEQAMATYLKQQAVKRGGGVGGSAAWHIVVGRNFASNLTHETDHYLYFYIGQTGFLIWKTP, via the exons ATGTCGCTAGCAAAGGCAGTCGTTCGCCAGGCGGACATGGATCCTCTCGAGGTTGAATTCTTCATCAACGAGGCCATGCAAG CTCTCGAGGCGTGCCCGACAGAACAG GCCATGGCGACGTATCTCAAGCAGCAGGCTGTCaagcgcggcggcggagtCGGAGGTAGCGCTGCTTGGCACATCGTGGTTGGTCGGAACTTTGCCTCGAATTTGACTCACGAAACTGACCATTACCTTTATTTCTATATCGGCCAAACAGGGTTCTTAATCTGGAAGACTCCttga